The following coding sequences are from one Xiphophorus couchianus chromosome 7, X_couchianus-1.0, whole genome shotgun sequence window:
- the trim13 gene encoding tripartite motif-containing 13 isoform X2, translating to MEQLEEELTCPVCCGLFEDPRVLLCSHSFCKKCLEGLLEGNRGPAFRTPLKCPTCRKETPHNGASSLQVNYSLRGIVDKFSKIKVMPKMSACKQHCGQPLNIFCATDLRLICGICVTTDEHRGHGFSSLEEAYEREKGAFGGLLQEAESWQSADTLSCLETLQASKKKALQSVGRDAEKVADYFDKLIGSLECKKSEILSDFETLKLVVMQAYDPEISKLSAALEEQSRALGLAESVRGVSDPLCFLQNMQEFREKIKVLKETALPSRKDMDVGPLVRNFDVKKWDSLRLREIDKISVPHESGAYQTGGSRMSWSKWIVLSLAFLSTLPIIFLSPPYTAIDVTSRIPALITESVPSATLYLQEISDMCAGLIEAGQEHMMRFISDLSTTFTHYLS from the coding sequence ATGGAGCAGCTGGAAGAGGAGCTTACGTGCCCAGTCTGCTGCGGTCTCTTCGAGGACCCGCGGGTGCTGCTGTGCTCGCACAGCTTTTGCAAGAAGTGCTTGGAGGGGCTGCTGGAGGGCAACCGGGGTCCGGCTTTCAGGACGCCTTTGAAATGCCCCACGTGCCGCAAAGAGACCCCCCATAACGGCGCGAGCAGCCTGCAGGTCAACTACTCTTTGCGCGGCATCGTCGACAAGTTCAGCAAAATTAAAGTGATGCCTAAAATGTCCGCTTGCAAGCAACACTGCGGGCAGCCGCTCAACATATTCTGCGCCACCGACCTGAGGCTCATTTGCGGAATCTGCGTGACCACCGACGAGCACAGAGGCCACGGCTTCAGCTCCCTGGAGGAGGCGTACGAGCGAGAGAAGGGGGCGTTCGGAGGCCTGCTCCAGGAGGCGGAGAGCTGGCAGAGCGCGGACACCCTGTCCTGCCTGGAGACGCTGCAAGCCAGCAAGAAAAAGGCGCTCCAGTCGGTGGGCAGGGACGCGGAGAAGGTGGCCGACTACTTCGACAAGCTCATCGGATCCCTCGAGTGCAAAAAGAGCGAGATCCTCTCCGACTTCGAGACGCTAAAGCTGGTGGTGATGCAGGCGTACGACCCGGAGATCTCCAAGCTGAGCGCCGCGCTGGAGGAGCAGAGTCGCGCGCTCGGCCTGGCGGAGTCCGTCAGAGGCGTCTCCGACCCGCTGTGCTTCCTGCAGAACATGCAGGAGTTCCGTGAGAAGATCAAGGTCCTGAAGGAGACCGCGCTGCCCTCTCGGAAAGACATGGACGTGGGGCCCCTTGTGCGTAATTTCGATGTGAAAAAGTGGGATTCCCTCCGGCTCCGAGAAATAGACAAGATCTCAGTCCCGCACGAGAGTGGCGCCTACCAAACAGGTGGCTCTCGGATGTCGTGGTCCAAATGGATCGTTTTGTCCCTGGCCTTCCTGTCAACACTACCCATCATTTTCCTGTCACCGCCGTACACTGCAATCGATGTGACCTCAAGAATCCCAGCGCTGATCACTGAAAGTGTCCCTTCCGCTACTCTGTACCTGCAGGAAATCAGTGACATGTGCGCAGGTCTGATCGAAGCAGGTCAGGAACATATGATGAGGTTCATTTCAGATCTGTCCACTACTTTCACTCACTACTTATCCTAA
- the trim13 gene encoding tripartite motif-containing 13 isoform X1 — translation MFLLGAEAVNSIPGKGEVCTATSAMIALQRAPQQLGTMEQLEEELTCPVCCGLFEDPRVLLCSHSFCKKCLEGLLEGNRGPAFRTPLKCPTCRKETPHNGASSLQVNYSLRGIVDKFSKIKVMPKMSACKQHCGQPLNIFCATDLRLICGICVTTDEHRGHGFSSLEEAYEREKGAFGGLLQEAESWQSADTLSCLETLQASKKKALQSVGRDAEKVADYFDKLIGSLECKKSEILSDFETLKLVVMQAYDPEISKLSAALEEQSRALGLAESVRGVSDPLCFLQNMQEFREKIKVLKETALPSRKDMDVGPLVRNFDVKKWDSLRLREIDKISVPHESGAYQTGGSRMSWSKWIVLSLAFLSTLPIIFLSPPYTAIDVTSRIPALITESVPSATLYLQEISDMCAGLIEAGQEHMMRFISDLSTTFTHYLS, via the coding sequence GGCACGATGGAGCAGCTGGAAGAGGAGCTTACGTGCCCAGTCTGCTGCGGTCTCTTCGAGGACCCGCGGGTGCTGCTGTGCTCGCACAGCTTTTGCAAGAAGTGCTTGGAGGGGCTGCTGGAGGGCAACCGGGGTCCGGCTTTCAGGACGCCTTTGAAATGCCCCACGTGCCGCAAAGAGACCCCCCATAACGGCGCGAGCAGCCTGCAGGTCAACTACTCTTTGCGCGGCATCGTCGACAAGTTCAGCAAAATTAAAGTGATGCCTAAAATGTCCGCTTGCAAGCAACACTGCGGGCAGCCGCTCAACATATTCTGCGCCACCGACCTGAGGCTCATTTGCGGAATCTGCGTGACCACCGACGAGCACAGAGGCCACGGCTTCAGCTCCCTGGAGGAGGCGTACGAGCGAGAGAAGGGGGCGTTCGGAGGCCTGCTCCAGGAGGCGGAGAGCTGGCAGAGCGCGGACACCCTGTCCTGCCTGGAGACGCTGCAAGCCAGCAAGAAAAAGGCGCTCCAGTCGGTGGGCAGGGACGCGGAGAAGGTGGCCGACTACTTCGACAAGCTCATCGGATCCCTCGAGTGCAAAAAGAGCGAGATCCTCTCCGACTTCGAGACGCTAAAGCTGGTGGTGATGCAGGCGTACGACCCGGAGATCTCCAAGCTGAGCGCCGCGCTGGAGGAGCAGAGTCGCGCGCTCGGCCTGGCGGAGTCCGTCAGAGGCGTCTCCGACCCGCTGTGCTTCCTGCAGAACATGCAGGAGTTCCGTGAGAAGATCAAGGTCCTGAAGGAGACCGCGCTGCCCTCTCGGAAAGACATGGACGTGGGGCCCCTTGTGCGTAATTTCGATGTGAAAAAGTGGGATTCCCTCCGGCTCCGAGAAATAGACAAGATCTCAGTCCCGCACGAGAGTGGCGCCTACCAAACAGGTGGCTCTCGGATGTCGTGGTCCAAATGGATCGTTTTGTCCCTGGCCTTCCTGTCAACACTACCCATCATTTTCCTGTCACCGCCGTACACTGCAATCGATGTGACCTCAAGAATCCCAGCGCTGATCACTGAAAGTGTCCCTTCCGCTACTCTGTACCTGCAGGAAATCAGTGACATGTGCGCAGGTCTGATCGAAGCAGGTCAGGAACATATGATGAGGTTCATTTCAGATCTGTCCACTACTTTCACTCACTACTTATCCTAA